The proteins below are encoded in one region of Micromonospora pisi:
- a CDS encoding carbohydrate ABC transporter permease encodes MTTTATPRPATGRAGGGDRGATRRRPSGRRHYGTHLFLVAMAVLWLVPLLWTLYTALRPKEVTDRYGYWSLHGPLNLENFATAWTQGGMATYFGNSAIITIPSVLLTLALASMMAFAVSRFSWKFNLTLLIMFTAGNMLPPQVLAAPLFEMFKHTPLPYSISASGSLLDTYYAVIAVEVAFQLGFCTFVLANYMKALPGELTEAALVDGAGVWRQYSRIILPLCRPALAALGTLEVIWLYNDFFWPLLFIHSGDQLPITTGIKNLQGQFLLDYNLIAAGATITVIPTLIVYLALQRHFVAGLTLGANKG; translated from the coding sequence ATGACGACGACCGCGACGCCCAGGCCGGCAACCGGCCGCGCCGGCGGCGGCGACCGGGGTGCCACCCGACGTCGGCCGTCCGGGCGCCGGCACTACGGCACCCACCTGTTCCTCGTCGCGATGGCGGTGCTGTGGCTGGTGCCGCTGCTCTGGACCCTCTACACCGCGCTGCGACCGAAGGAGGTGACGGACCGGTACGGCTACTGGAGCCTGCACGGGCCGCTCAACCTGGAGAACTTCGCCACCGCCTGGACCCAGGGCGGGATGGCGACGTACTTCGGCAACTCGGCGATCATCACCATTCCGTCGGTGCTGCTGACCCTCGCCCTCGCCTCGATGATGGCGTTCGCGGTGAGCCGGTTCAGTTGGAAGTTCAACCTGACGTTGCTGATCATGTTCACCGCCGGCAACATGCTGCCGCCGCAGGTGCTCGCCGCACCGCTGTTCGAGATGTTCAAGCACACGCCGCTGCCGTACTCGATCAGCGCCTCGGGCAGCCTGCTCGACACGTACTACGCGGTGATCGCGGTGGAGGTCGCCTTCCAGTTGGGCTTCTGCACCTTCGTACTGGCCAACTACATGAAGGCGCTGCCGGGTGAACTGACCGAGGCGGCACTGGTGGACGGGGCGGGCGTCTGGCGGCAGTACAGCCGGATCATCCTGCCGCTGTGCCGGCCGGCCCTGGCCGCCCTCGGCACGCTCGAAGTGATCTGGCTCTACAACGACTTCTTCTGGCCGCTGCTGTTCATCCACAGCGGCGACCAGTTGCCGATCACCACAGGCATCAAGAACCTGCAGGGACAGTTCCTGCTCGACTACAACCTGATCGCGGCCGGCGCCACCATCACGGTCATCCCGACCCTGATCGTCTACCTGGCCCTGCAACGGCACTTCGTCGCCGGCCTGACCCTCGGCGCGAACAAGGGCTGA
- a CDS encoding serine/threonine-protein kinase produces the protein MAALYAGGLLARRYRLIDQIGAGGMSVIWRARDEVLDRVIAIKVLAASLAADAKFRDMVREEARAAAQLVHPHVTAVHDYGEEIAPDGAVTAFVVMELLTGEELEARLRDGPLPWADSVEICAQVAEALAEAHELGIVHRDITPSNIMMTSVGAKVLDFGIATHVGAPDEDEDGETFGTPAYVAPERLDGTPAQPATDTYSLGVLLYETLTGQVPYPAETWDELTEALRTGGPVPPLTGVPGLPPKVADACLRCLARDPVDRPTTREVAELLRGQLLAAEPPAPAEAAPPSGRPAIVAEPSPSPAAPIPPAWSHERTAIGVRVLPALAEPAGSGPGAPAATPVRQPEQHARRSRIGTLGLACGAVAVVGLAVIVGLLVSDPRQPRPVGLPTAPMPATSAPAPSTNGSTPPTNGSTPPGTRSAAPIGPTPTGPVVVTAATFREAVAELDRLIGNGLAAGAIRGDVGVDLRNQLRNLQMSMISGPVDLVGPVDLLRQAVATRVHEGGISRDYARQLDAVLAQLTAT, from the coding sequence ATGGCTGCGCTGTACGCGGGCGGTCTGCTCGCCCGCAGGTACCGACTCATCGACCAGATCGGCGCGGGTGGCATGTCCGTCATCTGGCGTGCCCGCGACGAGGTACTGGACCGGGTCATCGCGATCAAGGTCCTCGCCGCGTCGCTCGCCGCCGACGCCAAGTTCCGTGACATGGTCCGCGAGGAGGCACGCGCCGCCGCCCAGCTCGTCCACCCGCACGTCACCGCCGTACACGACTACGGCGAGGAGATCGCCCCGGACGGCGCCGTCACCGCCTTCGTGGTGATGGAGCTGCTCACCGGCGAGGAGCTGGAGGCCCGGCTACGGGACGGCCCGCTGCCCTGGGCCGACTCGGTGGAGATCTGCGCGCAGGTGGCCGAGGCCCTGGCCGAGGCGCACGAACTCGGCATCGTGCACCGGGACATCACCCCGTCCAACATCATGATGACCTCGGTCGGCGCGAAGGTGCTCGACTTCGGCATCGCCACCCACGTCGGCGCGCCGGACGAGGACGAGGACGGCGAAACCTTCGGCACGCCGGCGTACGTGGCGCCGGAGCGGCTCGACGGGACTCCGGCGCAACCCGCCACCGACACGTACTCGCTGGGTGTGCTGCTCTACGAGACGCTCACCGGACAGGTGCCCTATCCCGCCGAGACCTGGGACGAGCTGACCGAGGCGCTGCGTACCGGTGGTCCCGTACCGCCCCTGACCGGCGTACCCGGTCTGCCGCCGAAGGTGGCCGACGCCTGCCTGCGCTGCCTGGCCCGCGATCCGGTCGACCGGCCGACCACCCGGGAGGTCGCCGAACTGCTCCGTGGACAGCTCCTCGCCGCCGAGCCGCCGGCACCGGCCGAAGCGGCACCGCCGTCCGGTCGACCAGCGATCGTCGCCGAGCCGTCACCCTCCCCGGCCGCGCCGATCCCCCCAGCCTGGTCACACGAGCGGACAGCCATCGGCGTACGGGTGCTGCCCGCCCTCGCCGAGCCGGCCGGATCCGGCCCCGGTGCCCCGGCTGCCACACCGGTACGCCAACCCGAGCAGCACGCTCGCCGCTCCCGGATCGGAACCCTCGGACTCGCCTGCGGCGCGGTCGCCGTAGTCGGGTTGGCCGTGATCGTCGGCCTTCTGGTCAGCGACCCGCGCCAGCCCCGACCGGTCGGCCTCCCCACCGCCCCGATGCCGGCCACCTCCGCACCGGCGCCGTCCACGAACGGGTCGACACCGCCCACGAACGGGTCGACACCGCCCGGTACGCGGAGCGCGGCTCCGATCGGACCGACACCGACCGGACCGGTTGTGGTGACCGCGGCGACGTTCCGGGAGGCGGTGGCGGAACTCGACCGGTTGATCGGCAACGGCCTGGCCGCCGGGGCGATCCGCGGCGATGTCGGGGTCGACCTGCGCAACCAGCTACGCAACCTGCAGATGTCGATGATCTCCGGACCGGTCGACCTGGTCGGACCGGTCGACCTGCTCCGGCAGGCGGTCGCGACCCGGGTGCACGAGGGTGGCATCAGCCGCGACTACGCCAGGCAGTTGGACGCGGTCCTGGCCCAACTCACCGCGACCTGA
- a CDS encoding chitinase produces the protein MVAALAAGVGAVAVAMPAFAAGPTATFVKVSDWGSGWEGRYTVTNGGSSVISSWVVAFDLPVGSRVGTFWDASMTSSGQRFSFVNRSWNGTLVPGASVSFGFNATGAGVPSNCVLNGVACGGGTTPTTPPTTPPTTPPTTPPPTTPPVTPPPTTSPPPNTGLPKHALIGYLHSSFANGSGYLRMADVPAEWDIINLAFGEPTSVTSGDIRFQLCPVAECPGVETEPQFTAAIRAKQQQGKKVLISIGGQNGQVQLTTTAARDRFVSSVSAIIDRYGLNGLDIDFEGHSLSLNTGDTDFRNPTTPVIVNLISAIRTLKARYGSGFVLTMAPETFFVQLGYQFYGSGPWGGQDPRAGSYLPVIHALRDDITVLHVQDYNSGPIMGLDNQYHTMGGADFHIAMTDMLLAGFPVAGNSANVFPGLREDQIAFGTPAGSSAGNGYVAPAGVQQAVTCLVRGTNCGGYAPRSGTNPNFRGLMTWSINWDRFYNWEFKNSHDPFLNSLP, from the coding sequence ATGGTCGCCGCGCTGGCGGCCGGGGTGGGTGCCGTCGCGGTGGCGATGCCGGCGTTCGCGGCCGGTCCGACCGCGACTTTTGTGAAGGTGTCTGACTGGGGTTCTGGTTGGGAGGGGAGGTACACGGTCACGAATGGTGGGTCGTCGGTGATCTCGTCGTGGGTGGTGGCGTTTGATCTGCCGGTGGGGAGTCGGGTGGGTACGTTCTGGGATGCGTCGATGACGTCGTCGGGTCAGCGGTTCTCGTTTGTGAACCGGTCGTGGAACGGGACGTTGGTTCCGGGTGCGTCGGTGTCTTTCGGGTTCAATGCCACGGGTGCTGGGGTGCCGTCGAACTGTGTGTTGAACGGTGTGGCGTGTGGGGGTGGTACGACTCCGACGACCCCGCCCACGACCCCGCCGACCACTCCACCCACGACTCCGCCGCCGACCACGCCGCCCGTCACCCCGCCGCCGACCACTTCGCCGCCGCCGAACACCGGTCTACCGAAGCACGCGCTCATCGGCTACCTGCACAGCAGCTTCGCCAACGGTTCCGGCTATCTCCGGATGGCCGACGTACCGGCCGAGTGGGACATCATCAACCTCGCCTTCGGCGAGCCGACCTCGGTCACCTCCGGCGACATCAGGTTCCAGCTCTGCCCCGTCGCGGAATGCCCCGGCGTCGAGACCGAGCCGCAGTTCACCGCCGCCATCCGGGCCAAACAGCAGCAGGGCAAGAAGGTGCTGATCTCGATCGGCGGCCAGAACGGGCAGGTGCAGCTCACCACCACCGCCGCCCGGGACAGGTTCGTCAGCTCGGTCAGCGCCATCATCGACCGGTACGGCCTGAACGGGTTGGACATCGACTTCGAGGGGCACTCGCTCTCACTGAACACCGGTGACACCGACTTCCGGAACCCCACCACGCCGGTGATCGTCAACCTGATCTCCGCCATCCGCACCCTCAAGGCACGCTACGGCTCCGGTTTCGTCCTCACCATGGCGCCCGAGACGTTCTTCGTGCAGCTCGGCTACCAGTTCTACGGCTCCGGGCCATGGGGCGGTCAGGATCCGCGCGCCGGCTCGTACCTACCGGTCATCCACGCGCTTCGCGACGACATCACCGTGCTGCACGTACAGGACTACAACTCGGGGCCGATCATGGGGCTGGACAACCAGTACCACACCATGGGTGGCGCGGACTTCCACATCGCGATGACCGACATGCTGCTCGCCGGGTTCCCGGTCGCCGGCAACAGCGCGAACGTCTTCCCCGGCCTGCGCGAGGACCAGATCGCCTTCGGTACGCCCGCCGGCAGCAGCGCCGGCAACGGGTACGTCGCACCGGCCGGGGTCCAGCAGGCGGTCACCTGTCTGGTGCGCGGTACCAACTGCGGCGGCTATGCCCCACGCAGTGGCACCAACCCCAACTTCCGTGGGCTGATGACCTGGTCGATCAACTGGGACCGCTTCTACAACTGGGAGTTCAAGAACAGTCACGACCCCTTCCTGAATTCCCTGCCCTGA
- a CDS encoding ABC transporter substrate-binding protein, protein MAHDQTTPSPFTSDARPDRRTLLKGIGGVTAALASAPLLAACSGGSPSGEGGDKATSLGSGLSDAVPRSAVQAMVDAYQQKSGAAVKTNVMPRNELINNISTYLQSSPEDAITWFAGYRMRYYAAKGLLAPVDDVWEKIGGNFSEGIAKASTGDDGKKYLVPNYNYPWGFYYRKSVWQSHGYQIPATFDALLALCTQMKKDGLTPIAFADKDGWPAMGTFDYLNMRTNGYQFHVDLCAHKESWDQQKVKDVFDNWKALLPHQDPAALGATWQEAARSLATKKSGMYLIGAFIGQELTDPEVAADLDFFPFPAIAVEGTDAIEAPIDGFVLSAKGGRNQAAKDMLAFFGTGAGQDAYAAKDSSNLQTAKDANTSSFSALNRKGAEAIANAKYVSQFFDRDALPAMANNVMIPALQSFLKDGVVDTRNLESQAKTLYAAQ, encoded by the coding sequence ATGGCGCACGACCAGACCACACCGTCCCCCTTCACCTCCGACGCCCGCCCCGATCGCCGTACGCTGCTGAAGGGCATCGGTGGCGTCACCGCCGCGCTCGCCTCGGCACCACTGCTCGCCGCCTGTAGCGGGGGCTCCCCCTCGGGCGAGGGCGGTGACAAGGCCACCTCGCTCGGCTCGGGCCTCTCCGACGCCGTACCGCGCAGCGCCGTCCAGGCGATGGTCGACGCGTACCAGCAGAAGTCCGGCGCGGCCGTGAAGACCAACGTGATGCCGCGCAACGAGCTGATCAACAACATCAGCACGTACCTGCAGAGCAGCCCGGAGGACGCGATCACCTGGTTCGCCGGCTACCGGATGCGCTACTACGCCGCCAAGGGTCTGCTCGCGCCCGTGGACGACGTCTGGGAGAAGATCGGCGGGAACTTCTCCGAGGGCATCGCCAAGGCGTCCACCGGCGACGACGGTAAGAAGTACCTGGTGCCGAACTACAACTACCCGTGGGGCTTCTACTACCGCAAGAGTGTCTGGCAGTCGCACGGCTACCAGATCCCGGCCACCTTCGACGCGCTGCTCGCACTCTGTACGCAGATGAAAAAGGACGGCCTGACCCCGATCGCCTTCGCCGACAAGGACGGCTGGCCGGCGATGGGCACGTTCGACTATCTCAACATGCGCACCAACGGCTACCAGTTCCACGTCGACCTCTGCGCGCACAAGGAGTCCTGGGACCAGCAGAAGGTCAAGGACGTCTTCGACAACTGGAAGGCGCTGCTGCCGCACCAGGACCCGGCCGCGCTCGGCGCCACGTGGCAGGAGGCGGCCCGGAGCCTGGCCACCAAGAAATCCGGCATGTACCTGATCGGTGCCTTCATCGGTCAGGAGCTCACCGACCCGGAGGTCGCTGCCGACCTGGACTTCTTCCCGTTCCCCGCGATCGCGGTCGAGGGCACCGACGCCATCGAGGCGCCGATCGACGGCTTTGTGCTCTCCGCGAAGGGTGGGCGCAACCAGGCCGCCAAGGACATGCTGGCGTTCTTCGGCACCGGTGCCGGGCAGGACGCGTACGCGGCGAAGGACTCGTCGAACCTGCAGACCGCCAAGGACGCGAACACCTCGTCGTTCAGCGCGCTCAACCGCAAGGGTGCCGAGGCGATCGCGAACGCGAAGTACGTCAGCCAGTTCTTCGACCGTGACGCCCTACCCGCGATGGCGAACAACGTCATGATTCCGGCCCTGCAGAGCTTCCTCAAGGACGGCGTCGTGGACACCCGCAACCTGGAGTCGCAGGCCAAGACCCTGTATGCCGCGCAGTGA
- a CDS encoding ABC transporter ATP-binding protein, protein MVAITLDRLTKIFDGGPMAVDDVSMEIGSGEFVALLGPTGCGKSTILRLVAGLEEPTSGRILFDGEPMENQTVRDRRVAMVFQDYALYPYLTVAQNIGFPLRLGAEPSGALAARVAEAAEQLGITHLLERRPGNLSGGQRQRVAMARAIVRRPQAFLLDEPLSNLDAGVRAELRTEITGLSRRLGVTTLYVTHDQVEAMTMADRVAVLRRGRVQQLGTPAEVYADPVSLFVAAFLGTPRPSLLQGAVYVDRERVLIDVGSQLLELPRDDPRLRTLVRRHTERVTLALRPEVLTPVRPGAEPGAVLRGNVRSVEHLGHEALVYVDIGAVPTSVVESRLEHPDTGQHLSELLADDPPTGHPFRHTLARMIPHQRTDSPPATARTEYGFYPVYEPESAQDQPPVADLVVRVPALTPPRPGAPMALAVDLDRLLLFDRAGDRIRLDPSGAGPA, encoded by the coding sequence TTGGTCGCCATCACCCTCGACCGGTTGACCAAGATCTTCGACGGCGGGCCCATGGCGGTCGACGACGTGAGCATGGAGATCGGATCCGGCGAGTTCGTGGCGTTGCTCGGGCCGACCGGGTGCGGCAAGTCCACCATCTTGCGCCTCGTCGCGGGACTGGAGGAGCCGACCAGCGGCCGGATCCTGTTCGACGGCGAACCGATGGAGAACCAGACGGTACGCGATCGCCGGGTCGCCATGGTCTTCCAGGACTACGCCCTGTACCCGTACCTGACCGTGGCACAGAACATCGGCTTTCCGTTGCGGCTCGGGGCGGAGCCGAGTGGCGCGCTCGCCGCCCGGGTCGCCGAGGCGGCCGAACAACTGGGCATCACCCATCTGCTGGAACGCCGGCCGGGCAACCTCTCCGGCGGCCAACGACAGCGGGTGGCGATGGCACGGGCGATCGTCCGACGGCCGCAGGCGTTCCTGCTCGACGAACCACTGTCCAACCTGGACGCCGGAGTGCGGGCCGAACTGCGTACGGAGATCACCGGCCTGTCCCGGCGGCTCGGCGTGACCACGCTTTACGTGACCCACGACCAGGTCGAGGCGATGACAATGGCGGACCGGGTGGCGGTGCTGCGTCGGGGCCGGGTGCAGCAGCTCGGCACGCCGGCCGAGGTGTACGCCGACCCGGTCAGTCTCTTTGTCGCGGCGTTCCTCGGCACACCCCGCCCCAGCCTGCTCCAGGGAGCGGTCTACGTCGACCGCGAACGGGTGCTGATCGACGTGGGCTCACAACTGTTGGAACTGCCCCGTGACGACCCGAGGCTACGGACGTTGGTCCGCCGGCACACCGAGCGGGTGACGCTCGCGCTGCGCCCGGAGGTGCTGACCCCGGTGAGGCCCGGCGCCGAGCCCGGTGCGGTGCTGCGCGGCAACGTACGGTCGGTGGAGCACCTCGGGCACGAGGCGTTGGTGTACGTCGACATCGGTGCCGTACCGACCTCGGTCGTCGAATCGCGGCTGGAGCACCCGGACACCGGCCAGCACCTGTCGGAGCTGCTCGCCGACGACCCGCCGACCGGTCACCCGTTCCGGCACACGCTCGCCCGAATGATTCCGCACCAGCGCACCGACTCCCCGCCCGCGACCGCCAGGACCGAGTACGGCTTCTACCCGGTGTACGAGCCGGAGTCCGCGCAGGACCAGCCGCCCGTCGCCGACCTGGTGGTGCGGGTGCCGGCCCTGACCCCGCCCCGGCCGGGGGCGCCGATGGCGCTCGCTGTCGACCTGGACCGGCTCCTCCTCTTCGACCGGGCCGGGGACCGGATCAGACTCGACCCGTCCGGGGCGGGTCCGGCCTGA
- a CDS encoding ROK family transcriptional regulator: MFPETGTGSLSVAPAATAVFTAVLTEGPLSRVTLARRLGLSSAAVTKAARPLIDMGYLHELAATERTGPGAGRPASPLAIRSDREFFVGVKITADELIGVVCDLGARVRAAAHRPLTDTGVEAVLTELGRLVDELLDGPDDYRQRTRRLGLAVSGDVDRSTGLVRYSPFLRWHNVRLRERASLLTGLSVTVENDVKALTAAEHWFGEGVGVESFALVTVGTGIGCGLVVNGRLVSGAHGVAGEVGHIGIDATGPSCHCGGRGCVESIAGTHAIVEQARDRTGRSDLTIDDAVALARAGDERVTAVFARAGNAIGTGIAAVANLVGPARIVVSGEGLAVYDLFEPHIRAGFERQAFGAAAQCPLSIRPLPFEEWARGAAAVSIQSLVVS, translated from the coding sequence ATGTTTCCCGAGACCGGCACGGGCAGCCTCTCCGTGGCCCCGGCGGCAACGGCCGTGTTCACCGCCGTACTGACCGAAGGTCCGCTGAGTCGGGTCACCCTCGCTCGCCGGCTCGGACTCTCCTCCGCCGCTGTCACCAAGGCCGCCCGACCGCTCATCGACATGGGCTACCTGCACGAGCTCGCCGCGACCGAGCGGACCGGACCGGGGGCCGGACGCCCGGCCAGCCCGCTCGCCATCCGGAGCGACCGTGAGTTCTTCGTCGGCGTGAAAATCACCGCCGACGAGCTGATCGGCGTGGTCTGCGACCTCGGCGCACGGGTACGGGCAGCGGCCCACCGGCCACTGACCGACACCGGTGTCGAAGCGGTCCTCACCGAACTCGGCCGACTCGTCGACGAACTGCTCGACGGTCCCGACGACTACCGCCAGCGCACCCGACGGCTCGGACTGGCCGTCTCCGGTGACGTGGACCGCAGCACCGGCCTGGTCCGGTACTCGCCCTTCCTGCGCTGGCACAACGTACGGCTGCGCGAGCGCGCGAGCCTGCTCACCGGGCTCAGCGTCACCGTGGAGAACGACGTGAAGGCGCTGACCGCCGCCGAACACTGGTTCGGTGAGGGTGTCGGCGTCGAGTCCTTCGCCCTCGTCACCGTCGGCACCGGCATCGGTTGTGGCCTGGTCGTCAACGGCCGGTTGGTCTCCGGGGCGCACGGCGTGGCCGGCGAGGTCGGCCACATCGGCATCGACGCGACCGGCCCGAGCTGCCACTGTGGTGGGCGGGGCTGCGTGGAATCCATCGCCGGCACGCACGCCATCGTCGAACAGGCCCGGGACCGGACCGGCCGGTCCGACCTCACCATCGACGACGCGGTGGCCCTGGCCCGAGCCGGTGACGAACGGGTCACCGCTGTCTTCGCCCGCGCCGGCAACGCGATCGGCACCGGCATCGCGGCGGTTGCGAACCTGGTCGGACCGGCCCGGATCGTCGTGTCCGGCGAAGGGCTGGCCGTCTACGACCTGTTCGAGCCGCACATCCGGGCCGGTTTCGAACGCCAGGCGTTCGGAGCCGCCGCCCAGTGCCCCCTGTCCATTCGCCCGCTTCCGTTCGAGGAGTGGGCGCGTGGTGCGGCGGCGGTCAGCATCCAGTCGCTCGTCGTCTCCTGA
- a CDS encoding alpha-galactosidase, with protein MPTVLFHPDHRLWLLCGPTAAYAVRLAEDGAVRHVHWGAPLTLDQAVQAVERTSPAASSFEAVAGVDELTVEGGARFGPPSLVVRFADGTRALQWRYAGHDVDGGHLSIHLEDQHYPLRVTLHYRTHSDSDVLERWTTVRNLDAHQPVTLLRCDSATWTVPHRTHYRLSHLVGGWNSEFQLRRTEIPVAETVLTSRRGMTSHHANPWLAVDDGTATEEHGEVWSTALAWSGSWRITVHRDPVGRTTWTGGFGHEGLTWTLAPGEALDTPIVAGLYSMGGFGSASRAWHGYVRRHVLSHPDETRPVLYNSWEATGFDVDEAGQKALAARAASLGVELFVMDDGWYGARSSERAGLGDWVPNPARFPNGLRPLATEVRRLGMRFGLWVEPEMVNPDSDLYRAHPDWVLHMANRDRTEMRHQLVLNLARPDTAEWTHSWLDRLVSEHDVDFLKWDANRPFTEAGWPGHGDPDRLWIAHTRAVYRIMDRLRADHPGLRIEACAGGGGRADLGVLARTDQVWTSDNTDPVDRIGIQHGFGQLYPAQVMGAWVTDSPNVATARRTPLRFRFHVAMAGALGVGGDLTAWTEDELTEAAGLIATYKLIRPVVQHGTAYRLRGDGALTGMQYVHGDDHVLLAWCPTRRFGHQPPPLRLASVDVAASYHDLESGATYPGALLRHAGLPLGLPPGDHASTLVRLRRID; from the coding sequence ATGCCCACCGTGCTGTTTCACCCCGACCATCGCCTGTGGCTGCTGTGCGGGCCGACCGCAGCGTACGCCGTCCGGCTCGCCGAGGACGGCGCCGTGCGGCATGTCCACTGGGGTGCGCCGCTCACGCTCGACCAGGCCGTTCAGGCGGTCGAGCGCACCTCGCCGGCGGCGAGCAGCTTCGAGGCCGTGGCCGGAGTCGACGAACTGACGGTGGAGGGCGGCGCCCGGTTCGGCCCACCCAGTCTGGTCGTACGGTTCGCCGACGGCACCCGGGCCCTCCAGTGGCGGTACGCCGGCCACGACGTCGACGGTGGGCACCTGAGCATTCACCTGGAAGACCAGCACTACCCACTTCGGGTGACCCTGCACTACCGGACACATTCGGACAGTGACGTACTCGAGCGGTGGACGACCGTCCGGAACCTCGACGCCCACCAACCGGTCACCCTGCTCCGCTGCGACTCGGCGACCTGGACGGTGCCGCACCGGACCCACTACCGGCTGAGTCACCTGGTCGGCGGCTGGAACAGCGAGTTCCAACTGCGACGTACCGAGATCCCGGTGGCCGAGACAGTGCTCACCAGCCGGCGCGGCATGACCAGCCACCACGCCAACCCCTGGCTCGCCGTCGACGACGGCACCGCCACCGAGGAGCACGGCGAGGTCTGGAGTACCGCGCTGGCCTGGAGCGGCAGCTGGCGGATCACCGTGCACCGCGACCCGGTCGGCCGGACGACCTGGACCGGCGGCTTCGGCCACGAGGGCCTGACCTGGACCCTCGCGCCCGGCGAAGCCCTGGACACGCCGATCGTCGCCGGCCTCTACAGCATGGGCGGATTCGGGTCGGCCAGCCGCGCCTGGCACGGATACGTCCGCCGGCACGTGCTGTCGCACCCCGACGAGACCCGGCCGGTCCTCTACAACTCCTGGGAGGCGACCGGCTTCGACGTCGACGAGGCGGGCCAGAAGGCCCTCGCGGCCCGCGCGGCGAGCCTCGGCGTCGAACTGTTCGTGATGGACGACGGCTGGTACGGCGCCCGCAGCAGCGAACGCGCCGGCCTCGGCGACTGGGTGCCCAACCCGGCCCGCTTCCCCAACGGCCTGCGCCCGCTCGCCACCGAGGTACGCCGGCTCGGTATGCGGTTCGGGCTCTGGGTGGAGCCGGAGATGGTCAACCCCGACAGCGACCTGTACCGGGCGCACCCGGACTGGGTGCTACACATGGCAAACCGCGACCGCACCGAGATGCGCCACCAACTGGTGCTCAACCTGGCCCGACCGGACACCGCCGAGTGGACCCACTCATGGCTCGACCGGCTGGTCAGCGAGCACGACGTCGACTTCCTCAAGTGGGACGCCAACCGCCCGTTCACCGAGGCGGGATGGCCCGGCCACGGTGACCCCGACCGGCTCTGGATCGCGCACACCCGCGCGGTCTACCGGATCATGGACCGGCTCCGGGCGGACCACCCGGGCCTGCGGATCGAGGCGTGCGCCGGCGGCGGCGGACGCGCGGACCTCGGCGTACTCGCCCGTACCGACCAGGTGTGGACCTCTGACAACACCGACCCGGTCGACCGGATCGGCATCCAGCACGGATTCGGTCAGCTCTACCCGGCGCAGGTGATGGGCGCCTGGGTCACCGACAGCCCGAACGTCGCCACCGCCCGGCGTACTCCGTTGCGCTTCCGCTTCCACGTCGCGATGGCCGGCGCGCTGGGCGTCGGCGGCGACCTCACCGCCTGGACCGAGGACGAACTGACCGAGGCCGCCGGACTCATCGCCACGTACAAGCTGATCCGGCCGGTGGTCCAGCACGGAACGGCGTACCGGCTTCGCGGCGACGGCGCGCTGACCGGGATGCAGTACGTCCACGGCGACGACCACGTACTGCTCGCCTGGTGCCCCACCCGCCGGTTCGGCCACCAGCCACCACCGCTCCGCCTGGCCTCGGTCGACGTCGCCGCGAGCTACCACGACCTGGAGTCCGGGGCGACGTACCCGGGCGCACTGCTCCGGCATGCCGGCCTTCCCCTCGGCCTGCCACCGGGCGACCACGCCAGCACCCTCGTCCGGCTACGGCGGATCGACTAG
- a CDS encoding carbohydrate ABC transporter permease, with product MTTTTVSPPAAPSAGGTAPRPGSRRVRRLTGPDRLVLGLMVGVPTLIQAVLVWIPTLLSIGLSFTRWNGLDLADIRPAGLTNYTYSTQEYPPFWPAVWHNVIWLVFLALVATPIGLLLAVLLDQKIRGSRLYQSIFFTPVMLSLVMVGIIWQLVYARNEGLLNNLLGTAGTPGATDWFGDSQVNLWAALVATTWRHAGYIMVLYLAGLKGIDPSLREAAALDGATARQTFLRVVFPAMRPINIVIVVITIIEALRAFDIVYVINRGTNGLELLSVLVIQNLVGEGQVIGVGSALAVILLAISLGPIVYYLVRTFRRAD from the coding sequence ATGACAACCACCACCGTGTCCCCGCCGGCCGCGCCGTCGGCCGGCGGGACCGCGCCCCGGCCGGGGTCCCGTCGGGTACGGCGACTGACCGGCCCGGATCGGCTCGTGCTCGGCCTGATGGTGGGCGTACCCACGCTCATCCAGGCCGTGCTCGTGTGGATTCCCACACTGTTGTCGATCGGGCTCTCCTTCACCCGTTGGAACGGGCTTGACCTGGCCGACATCCGGCCGGCCGGCCTGACCAACTACACGTACTCGACGCAGGAGTACCCGCCGTTCTGGCCGGCGGTCTGGCACAACGTGATCTGGCTGGTGTTCCTCGCGTTGGTGGCCACCCCGATCGGTCTGCTCCTCGCGGTCCTGCTCGACCAGAAGATCCGCGGTAGCCGGCTGTACCAGAGCATCTTCTTCACGCCGGTGATGCTCTCGCTGGTCATGGTCGGCATCATCTGGCAGCTCGTCTACGCCCGCAACGAGGGCCTGCTGAACAACCTGCTGGGCACCGCGGGGACACCCGGCGCCACCGACTGGTTCGGTGACTCGCAGGTCAACCTCTGGGCGGCCCTGGTCGCCACCACCTGGCGGCACGCCGGCTACATCATGGTGCTCTACCTGGCCGGACTGAAGGGCATCGACCCGAGCCTGCGGGAGGCTGCCGCGCTCGACGGCGCCACTGCCCGGCAGACGTTCCTGCGGGTGGTCTTCCCGGCGATGCGACCGATCAACATCGTGATCGTGGTGATCACGATCATCGAGGCGCTACGGGCCTTCGACATCGTGTACGTGATCAACCGGGGTACCAACGGCCTGGAGCTGCTCAGCGTTCTGGTCATCCAGAACCTGGTCGGCGAGGGCCAGGTGATCGGCGTCGGTTCCGCGCTCGCGGTGATCCTGCTGGCGATCTCGCTCGGCCCGATCGTCTACTACCTGGTCCGCACCTTCCGGAGGGCTGACTGA